The Mucilaginibacter mallensis genome has a segment encoding these proteins:
- the hemW gene encoding radical SAM family heme chaperone HemW, with protein MAGIYIHIPFCKQACHYCDFHFNTSFKYKDELLQALIKEIHLQKNYLSGETIETIYFGGGTPSLLNESEIGLIINTITGIHTVAADAEITLEANPDDLDKLKLQSLRHTPVNRFSIGLQSFFDDDLQWMNRVHRSAEAEASVKRAQDIGFENLTVDLIYGYPLLTDQKWKFNLDKVFELGVPHISAYSMTVEPQTALALFIRKKKQPAMNDEQSAAQFTYMTDIMQLQGFEHYEISNFCKPGFYSRHNSNYWKGVKYLGIGPSAHSYNGETRQWNIANNTKYIEAIITDKLPAETEVLTEADRLNEYIMTSLRTIWGLDLDKLNNIAAASGNQLLIAADEYFNKEWLTKNNNIISLTPKGKLYADHIASELFF; from the coding sequence ATGGCAGGCATCTACATACATATTCCTTTTTGCAAGCAGGCTTGCCATTATTGCGATTTCCATTTCAACACATCTTTTAAATATAAGGACGAGCTTTTGCAGGCCTTAATAAAGGAAATACACCTGCAAAAGAATTACTTAAGCGGCGAAACTATTGAAACTATTTACTTTGGCGGCGGCACCCCCTCCCTGTTAAATGAAAGCGAAATAGGCCTTATTATCAATACTATTACCGGCATACATACTGTAGCAGCTGATGCCGAGATCACCCTTGAGGCTAACCCAGACGATCTGGATAAGCTAAAATTACAATCGCTGAGGCATACACCTGTAAACAGGTTCAGTATTGGCTTGCAATCATTTTTTGATGATGATTTGCAATGGATGAACCGCGTACACCGCAGCGCCGAGGCCGAAGCATCGGTAAAAAGGGCGCAGGATATCGGTTTTGAAAATCTGACCGTCGACCTGATCTATGGCTATCCCCTGCTTACCGATCAAAAATGGAAATTTAATTTAGATAAGGTTTTTGAACTGGGCGTGCCCCATATATCAGCCTATTCTATGACGGTTGAACCCCAAACCGCCCTGGCATTATTCATCCGCAAGAAAAAACAACCCGCCATGAATGATGAGCAAAGCGCGGCGCAGTTTACGTACATGACAGACATTATGCAACTGCAAGGCTTTGAACATTACGAGATCTCGAACTTTTGCAAGCCAGGCTTTTATTCCCGGCATAACTCTAATTACTGGAAAGGTGTAAAATATCTGGGTATAGGCCCATCGGCACACTCCTATAATGGCGAGACGCGGCAGTGGAACATAGCCAATAATACAAAATATATTGAAGCCATTATTACAGATAAACTACCCGCAGAAACAGAAGTACTAACCGAAGCTGACCGCTTGAACGAGTACATCATGACCTCCTTACGTACCATCTGGGGGCTCGATCTGGATAAGCTGAACAATATAGCCGCTGCATCGGGTAATCAGCTATTAATTGCTGCTGATGAGTATTTTAATAAGGAATGGCTAACAAAAAATAATAATATTATTTCCCTCACCCCAAAAGGAAAGCTATATGCCGATCATATAGCATCCGAGCTGTTTTTCTGA
- a CDS encoding fasciclin domain-containing protein, with amino-acid sequence MKKLIIAAFAVVAIAIAPNTYAQTKMVGGAAMYPTKNIVENAVNSKDHTTLVAAVKAAGLVETLEGPGPFTVFAPTNEAFNKLPAGTVDNLVKPENKATLTKILTYHVVAGRLSAADLWAKVKAGNGTATLTTVEGGTLKVMAKDKKLYLVDEKGGMSWITISDVFQSNGVIHVTNTVLMPQ; translated from the coding sequence ATGAAAAAATTAATTATCGCAGCGTTTGCAGTAGTAGCTATTGCAATTGCACCTAACACGTATGCACAAACTAAAATGGTAGGGGGTGCCGCTATGTATCCAACAAAAAACATAGTTGAGAACGCTGTAAACTCAAAAGACCACACCACACTGGTAGCCGCTGTTAAAGCTGCAGGTTTGGTTGAAACCTTAGAAGGCCCGGGCCCATTCACTGTATTTGCACCAACAAATGAGGCATTTAACAAATTGCCTGCAGGTACTGTTGACAACCTGGTTAAACCAGAAAACAAAGCTACTTTAACCAAAATTTTAACTTACCACGTAGTTGCAGGCCGCTTAAGCGCTGCCGACCTGTGGGCCAAAGTTAAAGCAGGTAATGGCACAGCAACTTTAACAACTGTTGAAGGTGGCACCTTAAAAGTTATGGCAAAAGACAAAAAATTATACTTAGTTGATGAAAAAGGCGGCATGTCATGGATCACTATTTCGGATGTTTTCCAAAGCAATGGTGTAATTCATGTAACAAATACCGTTTTAATGCCCCAATAA
- a CDS encoding AhpC/TSA family protein: MSHFRYIKYSYYLLVLILLISCKQKDNTITIKGNIKGLNAKWVYLYECFRINPKPVDSARVIDNKFEFNFHPDTTFQPYAGYIAYRTKPAYKGMLGIINPITSTSKKLDLYASLYIEPGVINLTGDLTKSNGITLTGGEQNDFYFRNNDLPFIYISKDPTKKRLQISKLIKLIKDNPNAYYAMFALGNLKFYLSNNELKSIYDEFDDEVKKAYNGRKINEFLNTRPDENALKPNAFLTDTNKKQIGLIDTAKKLNMIVFWASWCGPCKEEIPSLKKIAAEFKDPNFRMVSVSIDKDKKKWKQTVANQNMAWQQLVIENTDLERLTAQYNLNSIPQIYFIDNNRRMISHIGGYSLTNEAVIEKTIAAALK; this comes from the coding sequence ATGAGCCATTTCAGGTACATTAAGTATTCCTATTATTTACTTGTTCTTATCTTACTTATTTCATGTAAGCAAAAAGATAATACCATCACTATAAAAGGCAATATAAAAGGTCTTAATGCTAAGTGGGTTTATTTGTATGAATGTTTTAGAATTAATCCAAAGCCTGTAGACTCAGCGAGAGTTATAGATAATAAATTTGAATTTAACTTCCATCCTGATACTACCTTCCAGCCATATGCAGGTTACATCGCTTACCGTACCAAGCCCGCTTACAAAGGGATGTTGGGTATTATTAACCCGATAACATCAACCAGTAAAAAGTTGGACCTATATGCCAGCTTATACATAGAACCCGGTGTGATAAATTTAACCGGTGATCTTACAAAAAGCAACGGTATTACATTAACTGGTGGCGAACAAAATGATTTCTACTTTAGAAACAACGATTTGCCTTTTATCTACATAAGCAAAGATCCCACCAAAAAACGATTACAAATAAGTAAGCTGATAAAACTTATAAAAGATAACCCTAATGCTTATTATGCAATGTTTGCGTTAGGTAATCTGAAGTTTTATTTAAGTAATAATGAACTGAAAAGTATTTATGACGAATTTGATGATGAAGTGAAAAAGGCCTATAATGGCCGGAAAATCAATGAATTTCTAAATACTCGCCCTGATGAGAATGCGTTAAAACCAAATGCATTTTTAACAGATACTAATAAAAAACAAATTGGGCTTATCGATACTGCCAAAAAATTAAATATGATTGTTTTCTGGGCAAGCTGGTGCGGCCCCTGTAAAGAAGAGATCCCATCTTTAAAAAAGATAGCTGCTGAATTTAAAGATCCAAACTTCAGAATGGTAAGTGTTTCCATTGATAAGGACAAAAAAAAATGGAAACAAACTGTGGCAAACCAAAATATGGCCTGGCAACAATTAGTAATTGAAAATACTGATTTGGAACGTTTAACAGCTCAGTATAACTTAAATAGCATTCCGCAGATCTATTTTATAGATAATAACAGAAGGATGATAAGCCATATAGGAGGCTATTCATTAACAAATGAGGCAGTAATTGAAAAAACTATTGCTGCCGCTTTAAAGTGA
- a CDS encoding glycosyl hydrolase family 8, whose amino-acid sequence MKQKLYMSIIILVSCTTILFAQQPTQPFPQHVQYFKGTIKPSNISQQTMDKSVSVFYSQWKQRFVKTILGKAQSYIWFEGVGKKQCVSEGQGYGMVIVALMAGFDPSAKNTFDNLYRYYKAHPSNRGTHLMAWAQYTNGKNADMSSATDGDMDIAYALLLANTQWGSNGTIDYLKEAKAMIADIMEYEINHKIWSVLLSNAIEYDSKDCFDTRSSDFMPANFKAFRQATGDDRWDKVTNNTYKLFELMQDKYSPDAGLVPDFIVHINKTPKPAPPHYLESAYDGYYNYNACRVPWRIGVDYLISGDMRSKAFVQKINAWIRETTGNNTYNLSAGYTLAGNDIKGRYFEALSFITPFGVSAMVDQKNQQWLNKVWDYTMQFKLKDFDYYDNSIKMLNLIIISGNYWKPEVK is encoded by the coding sequence ATGAAACAAAAATTATATATGTCAATAATTATCCTGGTTTCATGTACTACCATACTTTTCGCGCAGCAACCCACACAGCCATTCCCCCAACATGTGCAATACTTTAAGGGCACTATAAAACCCAGCAATATCTCACAACAGACAATGGATAAATCCGTTAGTGTGTTTTATAGCCAGTGGAAACAACGCTTTGTAAAAACCATACTCGGTAAAGCCCAAAGTTATATCTGGTTTGAGGGTGTAGGCAAAAAGCAATGTGTATCCGAAGGTCAGGGTTATGGCATGGTGATCGTCGCGCTGATGGCGGGTTTTGATCCATCGGCAAAAAATACTTTTGATAACCTTTACCGGTATTACAAAGCTCACCCCAGCAACCGCGGCACTCACTTAATGGCCTGGGCGCAATATACCAACGGTAAAAATGCGGACATGAGTTCTGCTACTGATGGCGATATGGATATTGCCTATGCGCTGCTACTGGCAAATACACAATGGGGCAGTAATGGCACTATTGATTATTTAAAGGAAGCCAAAGCAATGATAGCCGATATAATGGAATATGAGATCAACCATAAAATATGGTCGGTTTTATTAAGCAACGCAATTGAGTATGATAGTAAGGATTGCTTTGATACCCGCTCATCTGATTTTATGCCGGCAAATTTTAAGGCTTTCAGACAAGCAACAGGCGATGACCGCTGGGATAAGGTGACCAACAATACCTACAAATTATTTGAGCTGATGCAGGATAAATACAGTCCGGATGCAGGATTGGTGCCTGATTTCATCGTCCATATAAATAAAACCCCTAAGCCCGCACCGCCGCATTACCTGGAGTCGGCTTATGATGGCTATTATAATTACAATGCATGTCGTGTCCCCTGGCGTATAGGGGTTGATTATTTGATAAGTGGTGATATGCGCTCAAAAGCATTCGTACAAAAAATAAATGCATGGATACGTGAAACAACCGGTAATAATACCTATAACCTTTCTGCCGGGTACACGTTAGCGGGGAATGATATAAAAGGCCGTTATTTTGAGGCACTGAGCTTTATAACCCCATTCGGGGTATCGGCCATGGTTGATCAAAAAAACCAGCAATGGTTAAACAAAGTATGGGATTATACCATGCAGTTTAAACTAAAGGATTTTGATTATTATGATAACAGCATTAAGATGCTGAATTTGATCATTATATCGGGAAATTATTGGAAACCGGAGGTGAAATAA
- a CDS encoding cupin-like domain-containing protein: protein MSFILRPIDTVESISPADFKKNYLDKRRPLIIKGLTKSWPAREKWTAEYLKEAVGKKVVPLYDNSKADPSKPINSSAAEMPFDEYIDLIKSQPTELRIFFFNIFKQAPQLLDDIVLPKDLMGGFIESMPAMFFGGSNSVTFLHYDIDLPHIFHTHFGGRKHVILFENKWKRRLYCIPNATYALEDYDVSNPDTKLFPALEGVEGTECFLEHGDTLFMPTGYWHWMKYLDGSFSLSLRAWDSSPIRKAASLYNLAVKGGLDSLLKMTFKAKYAKRREKLAIKWADKALANGKPL from the coding sequence ATGAGTTTTATACTTCGTCCGATTGACACTGTTGAATCAATTAGCCCTGCCGATTTTAAAAAGAACTATTTAGATAAGCGCCGTCCGCTGATCATCAAAGGCTTAACCAAAAGCTGGCCCGCCCGCGAAAAATGGACCGCTGAATATTTAAAGGAAGCGGTTGGCAAAAAAGTGGTGCCATTGTACGATAACTCAAAGGCTGATCCTTCAAAGCCTATCAATTCATCAGCTGCCGAAATGCCTTTTGATGAATATATCGACCTGATAAAATCTCAACCTACCGAACTACGTATATTTTTCTTCAATATATTTAAACAAGCACCTCAATTACTGGATGATATTGTACTGCCTAAAGACCTGATGGGCGGCTTTATAGAAAGCATGCCGGCCATGTTCTTCGGCGGATCGAACTCTGTTACATTCCTGCATTATGATATCGACCTGCCACATATTTTCCATACCCATTTCGGCGGCCGCAAGCATGTGATCTTATTCGAGAACAAATGGAAACGCCGTTTATACTGTATCCCTAACGCCACCTACGCGCTGGAGGATTATGATGTATCAAACCCGGATACCAAACTTTTCCCGGCACTGGAAGGTGTGGAAGGCACAGAGTGCTTTTTAGAGCATGGCGATACCCTATTTATGCCAACCGGCTACTGGCACTGGATGAAATACCTGGATGGTTCATTCTCGCTAAGCCTGCGCGCCTGGGATTCATCGCCTATACGCAAGGCAGCAAGCCTGTACAACCTGGCTGTAAAAGGCGGATTAGATAGTCTGCTGAAAATGACCTTTAAAGCCAAATACGCCAAACGCCGCGAGAAATTAGCGATAAAATGGGCTGACAAGGCTTTAGCGAATGGGAAACCGTTGTAA
- the argH gene encoding argininosuccinate lyase: MSKIWQKSITVNELVENFTVGRDTEFDQQMATFDVLGSLAHTQMLHSIGLMNNDDLQHVQRELKAIYHDIEQGNFTIEPGVEDVHSQVEMLLTQRIGDAGKKIHSGRSRNDQVLVDLKLFFRYELQQVVEETEALFRQLIALSEKHKDVLLPGYTHLQIAMPSSFGLWFGAYAESLADDLELVLAAYKITNKNPLGSAAGYGSSFPLNRTLTTKLLGFDSLNYNVVYAQMGRGKTERIIAQALSSIAATVAKMAMDQALYLSQNFAFVSYPDTLTTGSSIMPHKKNPDVWEIMRGKCNRIQALPNDVTMMTTNLPSGYHRELQLLKELLFPAFTDLKSCLHMATFMLQHVTVNTGILNDPKYAYLFSVEEVNRLTLSGTPFRDAYKQVGLAIENGEFNPDKKVNHTHEGSIGNLGNEHIEAGFNKLLSSFDFAKVENAVKELVKA, encoded by the coding sequence ATGAGTAAGATCTGGCAAAAATCTATTACCGTTAATGAACTGGTGGAAAACTTTACCGTTGGCCGCGACACGGAATTTGACCAGCAAATGGCTACTTTTGATGTATTGGGCTCACTGGCCCATACCCAAATGCTGCATAGCATTGGCTTAATGAATAATGATGATCTGCAACACGTTCAGCGCGAGTTAAAGGCTATTTATCATGATATTGAACAGGGTAATTTTACCATTGAACCGGGTGTAGAGGATGTGCACTCACAGGTAGAAATGCTGCTTACCCAGCGCATTGGCGATGCCGGTAAAAAGATCCACAGCGGCCGCTCACGTAACGACCAGGTGCTGGTTGACCTGAAGCTCTTTTTTAGGTATGAATTACAACAGGTTGTTGAAGAAACGGAAGCCTTATTCCGCCAGTTGATTGCGCTTAGCGAAAAGCATAAGGATGTGTTACTACCCGGCTATACACACTTGCAGATAGCCATGCCATCATCATTCGGCTTATGGTTCGGTGCTTATGCCGAAAGTTTGGCCGATGACCTGGAACTGGTTTTAGCAGCTTATAAGATCACTAACAAAAACCCATTGGGTTCGGCGGCGGGTTATGGCTCATCATTCCCGTTGAACCGTACTTTAACCACAAAACTACTAGGCTTCGATAGCCTTAATTATAACGTTGTTTACGCCCAGATGGGCAGGGGTAAAACCGAAAGGATCATTGCTCAGGCTTTATCATCCATTGCTGCCACAGTGGCTAAAATGGCTATGGATCAGGCTTTGTATTTGAGTCAGAATTTTGCTTTTGTAAGCTACCCGGATACGCTGACTACCGGCAGCAGCATTATGCCGCATAAAAAGAACCCTGATGTTTGGGAAATTATGCGTGGCAAATGTAACCGCATACAGGCCCTGCCAAATGATGTTACCATGATGACCACCAACCTGCCATCAGGTTATCACCGTGAGCTGCAACTGCTGAAAGAGTTATTGTTCCCTGCCTTTACCGATCTGAAAAGCTGCCTGCACATGGCCACGTTTATGCTGCAACATGTAACGGTAAACACAGGCATATTGAACGATCCTAAATATGCATACCTGTTTAGTGTTGAAGAAGTAAACCGTCTTACGTTAAGCGGAACGCCATTCAGGGATGCTTACAAGCAGGTAGGCTTAGCTATTGAAAACGGCGAGTTTAATCCTGATAAAAAAGTAAACCACACCCACGAAGGCAGCATAGGCAACCTAGGCAATGAACATATTGAGGCCGGATTTAATAAATTGCTTAGCAGCTTTGATTTTGCTAAGGTTGAAAACGCTGTTAAGGAGCTTGTTAAAGCATAA
- a CDS encoding cupin-like domain-containing protein: MGIILTPIDSVDNISREDFVNNYLNPRKPLIIRKATESWPALKKWTFDYLKETVGDKIVPLYDSSKADPSKPINAAALEMKFGDYIDLIQTQPTDLRIFLFDPIKHAPGLLDDYRSPTDLMGGFLDKYPNMFFGGKGSVTFLHYDIDLAHIFHTHFNGRKQVILFDQKWSERLYCIPFATYALEDYDIEQPDFKKFPALDGVEGQEAILGHGDTLFMPTGYWHWMKYLDGSFSISLRAWDKSWGIKAKSLYNLTIQRKFDDIMKKNFKKRYMDWKEDLAIERANKALAEGAPNR, from the coding sequence ATGGGCATCATTCTAACCCCTATAGATAGTGTTGATAATATTAGCAGGGAAGATTTCGTAAATAATTATTTAAACCCGCGTAAACCGCTTATTATCCGAAAAGCAACTGAAAGCTGGCCCGCCCTTAAAAAATGGACCTTTGATTATTTAAAGGAAACCGTTGGTGATAAAATAGTGCCGCTTTATGACAGCTCAAAAGCTGATCCTTCGAAGCCCATCAATGCTGCCGCTTTGGAAATGAAATTTGGCGATTATATCGACCTGATACAAACACAGCCTACCGACCTGCGTATATTTTTGTTCGACCCGATAAAACATGCGCCTGGTTTGCTGGATGACTACCGCTCCCCTACCGATCTGATGGGTGGTTTTTTGGATAAATACCCAAACATGTTCTTCGGTGGTAAGGGCTCAGTTACCTTTTTACATTATGATATTGACCTTGCCCATATCTTCCATACCCATTTTAATGGCCGCAAACAGGTGATCTTATTCGATCAGAAATGGAGTGAACGCCTGTATTGCATCCCATTTGCTACTTATGCGTTGGAGGATTACGATATTGAGCAGCCTGATTTTAAAAAATTCCCCGCGCTGGATGGCGTTGAAGGACAGGAAGCCATATTAGGGCACGGTGATACCCTGTTTATGCCGACCGGCTACTGGCATTGGATGAAGTATTTGGATGGTTCATTCTCCATATCGCTGCGTGCATGGGATAAATCGTGGGGTATTAAGGCTAAAAGCCTGTACAATTTGACCATACAGCGCAAGTTTGATGATATCATGAAAAAGAACTTCAAAAAGCGTTATATGGACTGGAAGGAAGACTTAGCTATTGAAAGGGCTAATAAAGCATTAGCTGAAGGAGCTCCTAACCGCTGA
- a CDS encoding M20 family metallo-hydrolase, giving the protein MTDIKALFQQAVELLQQLISIPSFSKEEDRTADVIELFLQKHGVETHRKLNNIWAWNKHFDPAKATILLNSHHDTVKPNSGYTRDPYDAKIEDGKLYGLGSNDAGGCLVSLISVFLYFHEQQNLKYNFCLATTAEEEISGVNGLELIIPELGQLDFGIVGEPTLMQLAIAERGLMVLDCTSHGKAGHAAREEGENAIYKALPDIEWFRTYKFPKESEVFGPIKMSVTIINAGSQHNVVPASCVFTVDVRVTDAYRNEEVLEIIRQHVSCDVKPRSIRLKPSSIDKNHPIVQAGITLGRTTYGSPTTSDQSLLDIQSIKVGPGDSARSHTADEFVYVDEIREGIELYVKMLEQLV; this is encoded by the coding sequence ATGACCGATATAAAAGCACTATTTCAGCAGGCAGTTGAACTCCTGCAGCAACTCATCTCCATTCCATCATTCAGTAAAGAAGAAGATCGCACAGCTGATGTGATCGAACTTTTTCTACAAAAGCACGGCGTTGAAACACACCGCAAACTGAACAACATTTGGGCGTGGAACAAACATTTCGATCCCGCGAAAGCTACTATACTGCTTAATTCGCACCATGATACAGTAAAGCCCAACTCTGGCTATACCCGCGACCCATACGATGCTAAAATTGAGGATGGCAAACTTTATGGCTTGGGTAGTAATGATGCAGGCGGTTGCCTGGTATCGCTGATATCGGTGTTCCTGTATTTTCATGAGCAGCAAAATCTCAAGTATAATTTCTGTTTAGCTACTACTGCCGAGGAAGAAATTTCGGGCGTTAACGGCCTGGAACTGATCATCCCCGAATTAGGACAATTGGATTTCGGTATAGTTGGAGAACCAACCCTAATGCAGTTAGCGATTGCCGAACGCGGATTAATGGTACTGGATTGTACCAGTCATGGTAAAGCAGGCCACGCCGCCCGCGAAGAAGGGGAGAATGCCATTTACAAGGCTTTGCCTGATATTGAATGGTTCCGTACTTATAAATTTCCTAAGGAGTCAGAAGTTTTTGGTCCGATAAAGATGTCGGTTACCATTATAAATGCAGGTTCGCAGCATAATGTAGTGCCTGCCAGCTGTGTTTTTACGGTTGATGTGCGGGTAACGGATGCTTACCGTAACGAAGAAGTACTGGAGATCATCCGCCAGCATGTAAGCTGCGATGTTAAACCAAGGTCAATTCGCTTAAAGCCATCATCTATTGATAAAAATCATCCTATCGTACAAGCTGGTATCACATTGGGCCGTACAACTTATGGTTCGCCAACCACATCAGATCAGTCGCTGCTGGATATACAATCTATTAAAGTTGGTCCCGGTGATTCAGCCCGCTCACATACTGCCGATGAGTTTGTTTATGTTGATGAGATAAGGGAAGGTATTGAGCTGTATGTAAAGATGTTGGAGCAGCTGGTTTAA